The Campylobacter ureolyticus ACS-301-V-Sch3b genomic sequence TGTTAGAGTAGATGCTTTTAAATTTAAGCCAAGCAAAAGCCAAAGAAGGGTGATAAGAAAAAATCAACATATAAGATTTTCTTATCACACGCCTTTTGCAGATGAGGAAAGAGTGGAGCTTTTCAAAAAATTTCACAAATTTAAAAGCCTTCAAAGAGAGTGGAAATATTATGATATAGATGTTTATAAATATTATGATTTATACATTTTAGGATATTTGGATTTTGGCAAGGAAATATCATATTATGATGAAAATGGTAAGCTCATCTGTGTGGATTTAGTTGATGTGACAGATGATGGGTTGAGCTCAGTTTATTGTTATTACGATCCAGAATATTTAAATTTAAGTCTTGGTAAATTTTCACTATTAAATGAGATAGAAATAGCTAAAAAACTAAATTTAAGGTGGATTTATCTAGGATATTATGTAAAAAATTGTCAAAGTTTAGAGTATAAAAAGGACTTTTTACCACAAGAAAAATTAAAAGAATATGTAGATTTTGACAAAGAGACAATTTGGGAAGAGTTTAAAATTTAAAATATTTTTTTATATAATAAATTTTTAGAAATGTTAGTATTTGAAATTTTAATTTAAAAATAAATAGTAAGTTTTTTAAGCTTACTATTTAGTATTATTTTTTAATTGCACTTTTTGGTCGAAAAACTTTCATTTTTGACTCATCTGTTTTTATATAATTTCCACCTATTAAATCAACGCAGTATGGAATAGCAGGAAAAACAGGCTCTAAGCACTCTTTTATCGCCTTTGGCTGACCTGGAAGATTTAAAATAAAACTTCTGTTTCTTACTCCTGCTGTTTGTCTTGAAAGTATTGCTGTTGGGACAAATTTTAAACTTTCCATTCTCATTAATTCTCCAAAACCAGGCAGTATTTTATCACAAATCGCTTCTGTTGCCTCAGGTGTAACATCTCTTAAGGCTGGACCAGTGCCACCTGTTGTAAAAATTAAATCACAATTTAACTTATCACAAAATTTAATCAAATTTGATTTTATCAACTCAAAATCATCAGGTATGACTTCATAAAAAAACTCAATCTCATTAGTTATCCACTCTTGTAAAATTTCTTTTATGGCATTTCCTGAGATATCTTTATATTCGCCTTTGCTAGCTCTATCACTAAGAGTTAAAATTCCTACTCTTATCATTTTTTTCCTTAATTGTTATTTTCTTTTAAAATATCTCTTATTATCTCTTTTGAGATAGTCTCAAATGCAAAAAGATGTTTAGTTATCTCAAATAAAGGCTTTTGCATGGTACTTAAAAACTCTTTAATCTCTTTTTCATTTTTATTTAAAATATTTAAAATTTCATTTTGATTTGGCACAATAAACTCACCCATAGAATATTCAAAAATCATCTTATGAGAAAGTTCAAGTGCTTTTTTAATGTCAGATTTTGAGTTATTAAAACTATCATTTTTATAAATTTTAAGAGCATTTACGCCACTTAAATAAACTTTTAGTCTGTTTTCTAAGATACTTTTTGAAACTATTTCTTCATCATCTTTTAAAAAATCATCTTCTAGCAAGTTTATTTTTTCAAACTCTACACCAAACCAATATGCACTAATTGCTTTTGCAGCTTGATAAAGAGCTTGAATTTCTTTTTCTTTTTCGCTTAAAATTAACTCTTTTTTCTTTCCAAATAAAACTTTATTTTTTGTTTTTACAAAGTCATCAAATTCTAAAATTTCGCTTTTTCTTTTTAATGCGTTAATCATAGCTTCATTTACAAAAGTAGCAAGTCCAGCACCGCTAAAACCTACACTTATCCTTGATAATTTACTTAAATCAAGATCAAATTTCTTGCCTCTTAAATAAATTTTTAAAATTTCAATTCTATCTTTGTAGTTTGGCAGTGAAATAAAAACTCTTCTATCAAATCGCCCAGGTCTTAAAAGCGCATCATCAATCATTTCTATTTTATTGGTTGCGCCTATTACAATAACGCCGGAGTTTTCAATAAAGCCATCCATTTCGGTTAAAAGCTGATTTAAAGTAGCTTCTCTTTCATCATTTCTACCTTCGCCTCTACTTTTTCCGATAGCATCAATTTCATCTATAAAAATAATTGATGGAGCATTACTTTTAGCATTTGCAAAAAGTTCTCTTACTTTTTTTGCACCAACTCCAACATACATTTGTGAAAAATTTGCTCCACTTTCATAATAAAATGGCACTCCAGCTTCACCAGCGATTGCTTTTGCTATTAGCGTTTTTCCAACTCCTGGAGGACCTGCCATTAAAAGTCCTTTTGGTAAATTTATACCAAGATTTTTATAAATTTTAGGATTTTTTAAAAAATCAACTATTTCAACGATTTCATCTTTAACTTCGCTAATACCAGCAACATCATCTAAAGTTACATTTGAAATAGCAGGTTTAAAACTATTAGAAAAGTCTATATTATCATTTGCTTCGGCTTT encodes the following:
- the mog gene encoding molybdopterin adenylyltransferase, giving the protein MIRVGILTLSDRASKGEYKDISGNAIKEILQEWITNEIEFFYEVIPDDFELIKSNLIKFCDKLNCDLIFTTGGTGPALRDVTPEATEAICDKILPGFGELMRMESLKFVPTAILSRQTAGVRNRSFILNLPGQPKAIKECLEPVFPAIPYCVDLIGGNYIKTDESKMKVFRPKSAIKK
- a CDS encoding AAA family ATPase, encoding MRLKKEEILRIFKLNKLNITLIFLFILIGLLSFVYFRNGPVYLNFNEYNQILNSNKIQKANIDGNKIYLKFDGKKYVVLKEAVNLKELYEKTRIYQKDETSFLSQMIVLFLISFLFIIILDFYLRQKKSLKTQLKKAEANDNIDFSNSFKPAISNVTLDDVAGISEVKDEIVEIVDFLKNPKIYKNLGINLPKGLLMAGPPGVGKTLIAKAIAGEAGVPFYYESGANFSQMYVGVGAKKVRELFANAKSNAPSIIFIDEIDAIGKSRGEGRNDEREATLNQLLTEMDGFIENSGVIVIGATNKIEMIDDALLRPGRFDRRVFISLPNYKDRIEILKIYLRGKKFDLDLSKLSRISVGFSGAGLATFVNEAMINALKRKSEILEFDDFVKTKNKVLFGKKKELILSEKEKEIQALYQAAKAISAYWFGVEFEKINLLEDDFLKDDEEIVSKSILENRLKVYLSGVNALKIYKNDSFNNSKSDIKKALELSHKMIFEYSMGEFIVPNQNEILNILNKNEKEIKEFLSTMQKPLFEITKHLFAFETISKEIIRDILKENNN
- a CDS encoding arginyltransferase; protein product: MINITPFCSLESLCPYLGDRPSRTEYLYIKGCNKSLNSILVKRGYRRFGRYFQKPICANCNECISVRVDAFKFKPSKSQRRVIRKNQHIRFSYHTPFADEERVELFKKFHKFKSLQREWKYYDIDVYKYYDLYILGYLDFGKEISYYDENGKLICVDLVDVTDDGLSSVYCYYDPEYLNLSLGKFSLLNEIEIAKKLNLRWIYLGYYVKNCQSLEYKKDFLPQEKLKEYVDFDKETIWEEFKI